GGCGTGCGCGGGCGCGGGCGCCGGAGCCGGGCCGTCGTACGAGGTGGAGGGGTCCTACGCGCGGCGGAGCTGCGTGGTGTACGACGGAGAGCGGCGCGCGGTGGCGGAGATCAGGCCGAAGGAGGTTGTCGGGACTGATGTTTTCCGGCTAGTGGTGCAGCCCGGAGTCGGCGTGTCGCTCGCCATGGCCGTGGTGGTGGCGCTCGAGCAGATGTTCGCCAGGCCGTCGCTGCTCAGGAGCTGGTCCACCGTAGATTAGTTAATTATAATTCGTTTGTTATTACGTCTCGATTTA
This window of the Triticum urartu cultivar G1812 unplaced genomic scaffold, Tu2.1 TuUngrouped_contig_8168, whole genome shotgun sequence genome carries:
- the LOC125531810 gene encoding protein LURP-one-related 12-like, encoding CAGAGAGAGPSYEVEGSYARRSCVVYDGERRAVAEIRPKEVVGTDVFRLVVQPGVGVSLAMAVVVALEQMFARPSLLRSWSTVD